In a single window of the Bradyrhizobium sp. ORS 285 genome:
- the flgG gene encoding flagellar basal-body rod protein FlgG, with the protein MQALHTAATGMAAQELNVQVISNNIANLRTTGFKKQTAAFQDLIYEHMRRVGAQSSDQGTILPVGIDIGGGVKTVGTPRSMTQGTLSQTGNDLDLAISGEGFFKVLMPDGTFQYTRDGTFQMDNQGRIVTAQGNPVQPTITIPQNASGITVNSQGQVSVTLPGSTTSNIVGQLQVTRFINKAGLQPVGNNQFTDTPSSGAPQDGVANQDGLGSITQGSLEQANVDVVSEMSELIAAQRAYEMNAKVISAADQMMQSTTALFR; encoded by the coding sequence ATGCAGGCGCTTCACACCGCTGCGACCGGAATGGCGGCCCAGGAACTCAACGTCCAGGTGATCTCCAACAACATCGCCAACCTGCGCACGACCGGCTTCAAGAAGCAGACCGCGGCGTTCCAGGACCTGATCTACGAACACATGCGCCGCGTCGGCGCGCAGTCCTCGGATCAGGGCACGATCCTCCCCGTCGGCATCGACATCGGCGGCGGGGTCAAGACCGTCGGCACGCCGCGTTCGATGACGCAGGGCACGCTGTCGCAGACCGGCAACGATCTCGACCTCGCGATCTCCGGCGAAGGCTTCTTCAAGGTCCTGATGCCGGACGGCACCTTCCAGTACACCCGCGACGGCACCTTCCAGATGGACAATCAGGGCCGCATCGTCACCGCCCAGGGCAACCCGGTGCAGCCGACCATCACGATCCCGCAGAACGCATCGGGCATCACGGTCAACTCGCAGGGCCAGGTCTCGGTGACGCTGCCCGGCTCGACCACCTCGAACATCGTCGGCCAACTCCAGGTCACCCGCTTCATCAACAAGGCCGGCCTGCAGCCGGTCGGCAACAACCAGTTCACCGATACGCCCTCCTCCGGCGCACCGCAGGACGGCGTCGCCAACCAGGACGGCCTCGGCAGCATCACCCAGGGCAGCCTGGAGCAGGCGAACGTCGACGTCGTCAGCGAGATGAGCGAGCTGATCGCCGCCCAGCGCGCCTATGAGATGAACGCCAAGGTCATCTCCGCCGCCGACCAGATGATGCAGTCCACGACTGCGCTGTTCCGCTAA
- a CDS encoding NAD(P)-dependent oxidoreductase — MKIAVAGASGRAGSRITAELANRGHQVTGIARNPDKIEKHANVTAVQGDANDRAALAKLWAGHDVAISSIHFLASDAEALIGAAKDSGVSRYLVVGGAGSLEVAPGVRLVTTPNFPAMYKAEAEKGAAFLDRLRQETELDWTFLSPSAMIDFGARTGKFRLGTDQLLVDAEGKSFITFEDFAVAMADEIERPAHRRARFTVSY; from the coding sequence ATGAAGATCGCCGTCGCCGGCGCCTCGGGCCGGGCCGGGTCGCGCATTACCGCCGAACTCGCCAATCGCGGCCATCAGGTCACCGGCATCGCCCGGAATCCCGACAAGATCGAAAAGCACGCCAATGTCACGGCCGTGCAGGGCGATGCCAACGACCGTGCCGCGCTGGCCAAGCTGTGGGCCGGGCACGACGTCGCGATCAGCTCGATCCACTTCCTGGCCAGCGATGCCGAGGCGCTGATCGGCGCCGCCAAGGATTCAGGCGTATCTCGTTACCTTGTGGTCGGGGGCGCCGGCTCGCTCGAGGTCGCGCCCGGCGTGCGGCTGGTGACGACGCCGAACTTTCCGGCCATGTACAAGGCTGAAGCGGAGAAGGGTGCGGCGTTCCTCGACCGCCTTCGCCAGGAGACCGAGCTCGACTGGACCTTCCTGTCGCCCTCCGCGATGATCGATTTCGGCGCCCGAACGGGCAAGTTCCGGCTCGGAACGGATCAGCTGCTGGTCGACGCCGAGGGTAAGAGCTTCATCACCTTCGAGGACTTCGCGGTTGCCATGGCCGACGAAATCGAGCGTCCGGCGCACCGGCGCGCCCGTTTCACGGTCAGTTATTGA
- a CDS encoding helix-turn-helix domain-containing protein, translated as MRAPNVYSAQCPTRQILDRVGDKWAVLILILLRNEPLRFNQLRRSIEGISQKMLSQVLKSLERDGLVRRRAIATVPVTVEYSITSLGLTLAAAVDPLRDWAEHHLKDVMAAQRRYDAQATSKAA; from the coding sequence ATGCGAGCCCCGAACGTCTATTCGGCCCAGTGTCCCACCCGACAGATCCTGGATCGCGTCGGCGACAAATGGGCGGTGCTGATCCTGATCCTGTTGCGCAACGAGCCGTTGCGTTTCAATCAGTTGCGGCGGTCGATCGAAGGCATCTCGCAGAAGATGCTGTCGCAGGTGTTGAAGAGCCTCGAGCGCGACGGGCTGGTGCGGCGGCGCGCGATCGCGACCGTTCCAGTGACGGTTGAATATTCGATCACATCGCTTGGATTGACGTTGGCCGCCGCGGTCGATCCCCTGCGCGACTGGGCCGAGCATCATCTGAAGGACGTCATGGCGGCACAGCGGCGCTACGACGCACAGGCGACGTCGAAAGCTGCCTAA
- the fliL gene encoding flagellar basal body-associated protein FliL: MAENEAGAAEGEEQVGSPKSKLKLIIMIVGALALLGVGGAAYFFFFSHKNDEHRAEAAPAPKPPAFVEVPDLLVNLVGNPGDRVQYLKVKIVLEVKEEKQVETIKPTLPRVTDIFQTYLRELRPSDLNGSAGLFRLKEELTKRVNVALAPNQVNAVLFKEIVIQ; encoded by the coding sequence ATGGCCGAGAACGAAGCCGGAGCAGCCGAAGGCGAGGAGCAAGTCGGCTCGCCCAAGAGCAAGCTCAAGCTGATCATCATGATCGTCGGTGCGCTGGCTCTGCTCGGCGTCGGCGGCGCGGCCTATTTCTTTTTCTTCAGCCACAAGAATGATGAGCATCGTGCCGAGGCGGCGCCTGCGCCGAAGCCGCCGGCCTTCGTCGAGGTGCCGGACCTGCTGGTCAATTTGGTCGGCAATCCCGGCGATCGCGTCCAGTATCTCAAGGTGAAGATCGTGCTGGAGGTGAAGGAGGAGAAGCAGGTCGAGACGATCAAGCCGACGCTGCCCCGCGTCACCGACATCTTCCAGACCTATCTGCGGGAGCTGCGGCCGAGCGATCTGAACGGCTCGGCGGGCCTGTTCAGGCTGAAGGAGGAGCTCACGAAGCGGGTCAACGTCGCGCTGGCGCCCAACCAGGTCAACGCGGTGTTGTTCAAGGAAATCGTGATTCAGTAA
- a CDS encoding sensor histidine kinase — protein MLLAGILFLPCVGLIAYVIVSTAQSADASIRRGLSYAAQTISGAVDAELRRYVTLAEVLAKSPDLSAADLADFEAEARRVGAVSGEGWIIVADADGHLLLNTLALPGKPLGERTPEGRRSQERAFASGRPSISDIFTGPNSGEWVATVDVPVFKDGKPFRCLAIAMPATNYTRLLAQQQLPADWLVGIMDGQGRYISRIPKNATTTGQLASAGWRATSRADGIAEFPSIEGDRVINANAHPQLSGWTVGVGIKQGAFAQAISSTVKTATVAATTICALALLLAAGIGRSIARPLESIAVKSTNPGEAAPSDPPEVRALNARLAAAERAQAESARIIQENFGMLAKARDDAARTAEQLKLAAKYGRLGTFIWDGQAGTSRWSDEIEELYGLKPGTFPGTYEAWLSLVHPEDQANADRDNKQALITGELDSEWRVQLPDGSIRWIEARARTLGGESGNDLRMIGVNIDVTAAKEADRKRELLVHELAHRVKNSLAVVQSLAHQLLPRHDTKVRDFTARLHALATVHTSLAENDWQGADLAGLINSQVAPFASKPEQLSLSGPTILVPVELTTQLALVIHEMACNASKYGALTTPDGRVEVGWSLGPDALHVRWQETGGPAAHEPPVVGFGSRLLTRTVRHLQRTFSESGLTCQFELPWLATRSGEAAGALSEAN, from the coding sequence TTGTTGCTCGCCGGAATCCTGTTCCTGCCCTGTGTCGGGCTGATCGCCTATGTCATCGTCTCCACGGCGCAATCGGCTGATGCCTCGATCCGTCGTGGCCTGTCCTACGCCGCTCAGACGATCTCCGGCGCCGTCGATGCCGAGTTGCGTCGCTACGTCACGCTCGCCGAGGTGCTGGCGAAATCGCCAGATCTCAGCGCGGCCGATCTTGCGGACTTCGAGGCGGAGGCGCGCCGCGTCGGAGCGGTCAGCGGCGAAGGTTGGATTATCGTCGCCGACGCAGACGGCCATCTGCTTCTCAATACCTTGGCACTCCCAGGAAAGCCGCTCGGCGAGCGCACGCCCGAAGGGCGCCGTTCGCAAGAGCGGGCCTTTGCATCGGGCCGGCCGTCGATCTCCGACATTTTCACCGGCCCGAACTCGGGTGAGTGGGTGGCAACCGTCGACGTGCCCGTGTTCAAGGACGGCAAGCCATTCCGCTGCCTGGCGATTGCCATGCCGGCTACGAACTACACGAGGCTGCTGGCCCAGCAGCAGCTGCCGGCGGACTGGCTGGTAGGCATCATGGACGGCCAGGGCCGCTACATCTCCCGCATCCCGAAGAATGCGACCACCACTGGCCAATTGGCGTCGGCGGGGTGGCGGGCGACCTCCAGGGCCGACGGCATCGCTGAATTTCCGTCGATCGAGGGCGACCGCGTCATCAACGCCAACGCCCATCCGCAGCTCAGCGGCTGGACGGTCGGTGTCGGCATCAAGCAGGGCGCGTTCGCGCAGGCGATCTCCTCGACGGTCAAGACGGCGACCGTTGCGGCGACCACCATCTGTGCCCTGGCGCTGCTGCTGGCGGCCGGCATCGGCCGAAGCATTGCCCGGCCGCTCGAAAGCATCGCCGTCAAGAGCACCAACCCCGGCGAGGCCGCACCCTCCGATCCGCCGGAGGTGCGTGCGCTGAACGCACGTCTTGCCGCGGCCGAAAGGGCGCAGGCCGAGAGCGCGCGCATCATCCAGGAGAATTTCGGGATGCTGGCCAAGGCCAGGGACGATGCTGCGCGCACCGCCGAGCAGCTCAAGCTGGCCGCGAAATACGGCCGGCTCGGCACCTTCATCTGGGATGGCCAGGCCGGCACCAGCCGCTGGTCAGACGAGATCGAGGAGCTCTATGGCCTGAAGCCCGGCACGTTTCCCGGCACCTATGAAGCCTGGCTGTCGCTCGTCCATCCGGAGGATCAGGCGAATGCCGACCGTGACAACAAGCAGGCGCTGATCACTGGGGAGCTCGATTCGGAGTGGCGGGTGCAGCTGCCCGACGGCTCCATCCGCTGGATCGAGGCGCGCGCCCGAACGCTGGGTGGCGAGAGCGGCAACGACCTCAGGATGATCGGCGTCAACATCGATGTCACCGCGGCCAAGGAGGCCGATCGCAAGCGTGAGCTGCTGGTGCACGAGCTCGCGCACCGCGTAAAGAACAGCCTCGCCGTGGTGCAATCGCTGGCGCATCAGCTGCTGCCGCGGCACGACACCAAGGTGCGCGACTTCACGGCGCGGCTGCACGCGCTGGCGACCGTGCACACCAGCCTCGCCGAGAATGACTGGCAGGGCGCCGACCTCGCCGGGCTGATCAACAGCCAGGTGGCACCTTTCGCCAGCAAGCCTGAGCAACTGTCCCTGAGCGGCCCGACCATTCTGGTCCCGGTCGAGCTGACCACCCAGCTGGCGCTCGTTATCCACGAGATGGCCTGCAACGCCAGCAAATATGGTGCGCTCACCACTCCGGACGGCCGTGTCGAGGTGGGCTGGTCGCTGGGTCCCGACGCGCTCCACGTGCGCTGGCAGGAAACCGGCGGACCGGCCGCGCACGAGCCGCCGGTGGTCGGCTTCGGCAGCCGGCTCCTGACCCGCACGGTGAGGCATTTGCAGCGCACCTTTTCCGAGAGCGGCCTGACCTGCCAATTCGAGCTGCCCTGGCTGGCGACGCGCAGCGGGGAGGCCGCAGGGGCGCTCAGCGAGGCGAACTGA
- the dksA gene encoding RNA polymerase-binding protein DksA has translation MNDRQRDYFRAKLLAWKEEILRESKLTLQALQEENVNHPDLADRASSETDRAIELRARDRQRKLISKIDAALQRIEDNTYGYCEETGEPISLKRLEARPIATLSVEAQERHEKREKVYRDE, from the coding sequence ATGAACGACCGCCAGCGCGACTACTTCCGCGCCAAGCTGCTGGCATGGAAGGAGGAGATTCTGCGCGAATCGAAGCTCACCCTGCAGGCTCTGCAGGAGGAGAACGTGAACCACCCCGATCTCGCCGACCGTGCGTCGTCGGAAACCGACCGGGCGATCGAGCTTCGCGCCCGCGACCGCCAGCGCAAGCTGATCTCCAAGATCGACGCCGCGCTCCAGCGCATCGAAGACAACACCTACGGCTATTGCGAGGAGACCGGCGAGCCGATTTCGCTGAAGCGGCTCGAAGCCCGTCCGATCGCGACGCTCTCGGTGGAGGCGCAGGAACGCCACGAGAAGCGTGAAAAGGTCTACCGCGACGAATAG
- a CDS encoding 2-keto-4-pentenoate hydratase, whose translation MGADEVLAAAQLIVAARRERAPLAALPAHLQPKDEAAGYEIQHEAHWLLAEHAGDFAGYKIGCTSKVMQDYIGIPHPCAGGVFAGGVHESGVTLRAADFVRVGVECEIAVRLAKDLLPLDAPFTIAHVGDAIGDCHAAIEIVDERYVQWETMGAPTLVADDFFAAGCVLGPAVPRDAAGDLGAVQGRALVNGALVGQGTGADVLGHPLHALAWLANHLASRGDGLEAGQLVLTGSLVKTVWLKPGDRVRMELDGLGVVEAAFE comes from the coding sequence ATGGGAGCAGACGAGGTTCTGGCCGCCGCGCAATTGATCGTGGCCGCCCGCCGTGAGAGGGCGCCGCTGGCGGCGCTGCCGGCTCACCTTCAGCCGAAGGATGAAGCGGCCGGTTATGAGATCCAGCATGAGGCCCACTGGCTGCTCGCCGAGCACGCCGGCGATTTCGCCGGCTACAAGATCGGTTGCACCAGCAAGGTGATGCAGGACTACATAGGCATCCCGCATCCTTGCGCCGGGGGCGTGTTCGCGGGCGGCGTGCACGAATCGGGCGTCACGCTGCGGGCCGCCGACTTCGTTCGCGTCGGGGTCGAGTGTGAGATCGCGGTGCGGCTCGCCAAGGACCTGCTGCCGCTCGACGCGCCGTTCACGATCGCCCATGTCGGCGACGCGATCGGCGACTGCCATGCCGCGATCGAGATCGTCGACGAACGCTATGTGCAATGGGAAACTATGGGCGCCCCGACCCTGGTGGCCGATGATTTCTTCGCTGCAGGCTGCGTGCTCGGCCCCGCCGTCCCGCGCGATGCCGCGGGAGACCTCGGCGCTGTGCAGGGCCGCGCCCTGGTGAACGGCGCCTTGGTCGGGCAGGGCACCGGCGCCGACGTGCTCGGCCATCCGCTCCATGCGCTCGCCTGGCTCGCCAACCATCTCGCCTCGCGCGGCGACGGTCTGGAAGCCGGGCAGCTGGTTCTGACCGGCAGCCTGGTCAAGACGGTCTGGCTGAAGCCAGGCGACCGGGTGAGGATGGAGCTGGACGGGCTGGGCGTGGTCGAGGCGGCGTTCGAGTGA
- a CDS encoding flagellar basal body P-ring protein FlgI, giving the protein MRRVRLTRLFQAACAAMLALASTVMSAHATSRIKDLANIEGVRQNQLIGYGLVVGLNGTGDTLNNIPFTKQSLQAMLERMGVNIRGATIRTGNVAAVMVTGNLPPFATQGTRMDVTVSALGDAKNLQGGTLLVTPLLGADGNVYAVAQGSLAISGFQAEGEAAKIVRGVPTVGRIANGAIIEREIEFALNRLPNVRLALRNADFTTAKRIAAAINDFLGVKTAEPIDPSTVQLSVPAEFKGNVVAFLTEIEQLQVDPDLAAKIVIDERSGIIVMGRDVRVATVAVAQGNLTVTISESPQVSQPNPLSRGRTVVTPRTSVGVQEDGKKFAIVKDGVSLQQLVDGLNGLGIGPRDLISILQAIKAAGAIEADIEVM; this is encoded by the coding sequence ATGCGACGCGTCCGACTTACGCGCCTGTTTCAGGCCGCTTGCGCCGCCATGCTGGCGCTGGCCTCTACCGTCATGTCCGCGCATGCGACGTCGCGGATCAAGGATCTCGCCAATATCGAAGGCGTGCGCCAGAACCAGTTGATCGGCTACGGCCTGGTGGTCGGCCTCAACGGCACCGGCGACACGCTCAACAACATCCCGTTCACCAAGCAGTCGCTGCAGGCGATGCTCGAGCGCATGGGCGTCAACATCCGCGGCGCCACCATCCGCACCGGCAATGTCGCGGCCGTGATGGTCACCGGCAACCTGCCGCCCTTCGCCACGCAGGGCACGCGCATGGACGTGACGGTGTCGGCGCTCGGCGACGCCAAGAACCTGCAGGGCGGCACCCTGCTCGTCACCCCGCTGCTCGGCGCCGACGGCAACGTCTATGCGGTCGCGCAGGGCTCGCTCGCGATCTCGGGCTTCCAGGCCGAAGGCGAGGCCGCCAAGATCGTGCGCGGCGTGCCGACCGTCGGCCGCATCGCCAACGGCGCCATCATCGAGCGCGAGATCGAGTTCGCGCTGAACCGGCTGCCGAACGTGCGGCTGGCGCTGCGCAACGCCGACTTCACCACGGCGAAGCGCATCGCAGCCGCAATCAACGATTTCCTCGGCGTCAAGACGGCCGAGCCGATCGACCCCTCGACGGTGCAGCTCAGCGTGCCGGCGGAGTTCAAGGGCAACGTCGTGGCCTTCCTGACCGAGATCGAGCAGTTGCAGGTCGATCCTGATCTCGCAGCCAAGATCGTCATCGACGAGCGCTCCGGCATCATCGTGATGGGCCGCGACGTCCGCGTCGCCACCGTCGCGGTCGCCCAGGGCAACCTCACCGTCACCATCTCCGAAAGCCCGCAGGTCAGCCAGCCCAATCCGCTGTCCCGCGGCCGCACCGTGGTCACGCCCCGCACCAGCGTCGGCGTCCAAGAGGACGGCAAGAAGTTCGCGATCGTCAAGGATGGCGTGTCCCTGCAGCAGCTCGTCGACGGCCTCAACGGCCTCGGCATCGGGCCGCGCGACCTGATCAGCATCCTGCAGGCGATCAAGGCCGCCGGCGCGATCGAAGCCGATATCGAGGTGATGTGA
- the flgF gene encoding flagellar basal-body rod protein FlgF produces MENALLIGLSRQMVLERQLDVVANNVANVNTNGFKADQQLFEEYLSSGAHEDNFPGAARKVSYVQDRGTYRDFTQGSMERTGNALDVAITGDGFLTVQTAAGERYTRDGNLHMNNIGQLVTAAGEPVLGTGGPIVFQPTDHDINISPDGTVTVVEGVNRTDSIRGKLRLVSFADPQQAQKQGNNLYSAVGGATPQPDTKSTVQQGYIEKSNVSAVGEMSKMVEVMRAYTQVANMLQVQSDMRKSAIEKLADVPA; encoded by the coding sequence GTGGAGAATGCGCTTCTCATCGGATTGTCGCGGCAGATGGTGCTGGAGCGACAACTCGACGTCGTTGCCAACAACGTTGCCAACGTCAACACCAACGGCTTCAAGGCCGATCAGCAGCTGTTCGAGGAGTATCTCTCCTCCGGCGCGCATGAAGACAATTTTCCGGGCGCCGCCCGCAAGGTGTCCTACGTCCAGGACCGCGGCACCTATCGCGACTTCACGCAGGGCTCGATGGAGCGCACCGGCAATGCGCTCGACGTCGCCATCACGGGCGACGGCTTCCTGACGGTGCAGACCGCCGCCGGCGAGCGCTATACCCGTGACGGCAATCTGCACATGAACAATATCGGCCAGCTGGTCACCGCGGCCGGCGAGCCCGTGCTCGGCACCGGCGGCCCCATCGTGTTCCAGCCGACCGACCACGATATCAACATCTCGCCCGACGGCACCGTGACCGTGGTCGAGGGCGTCAACCGCACCGACTCGATCCGCGGCAAGCTGCGCCTGGTCAGTTTCGCCGATCCGCAGCAGGCCCAGAAGCAGGGCAACAACCTCTACTCCGCGGTCGGCGGCGCCACGCCGCAGCCAGACACCAAGTCGACCGTCCAGCAGGGCTACATCGAGAAGTCGAACGTCAGCGCGGTCGGCGAGATGAGCAAGATGGTCGAAGTGATGCGTGCCTACACCCAGGTCGCCAACATGCTGCAGGTCCAGAGCGACATGCGCAAGAGCGCGATCGAGAAACTCGCCGACGTTCCGGCCTGA
- a CDS encoding flagellar assembly protein FliX, with product MRIYGPNGTTLGTSTSSTRKTSSGGFKLPDVGTTQETRATLAPKQTANIDALLALQGIEEDPAERRKRSVQRGKRALDVLDDLKLSLLSGKLDRTMALRLRDAAADLKQTSGEPGLDAILSEIELRVEVELAKAGQG from the coding sequence ATGCGCATCTACGGACCGAACGGCACGACGCTGGGCACGTCGACCAGCTCCACGCGAAAGACCTCGTCCGGCGGCTTCAAGCTGCCTGACGTCGGCACGACGCAGGAGACACGCGCGACCCTTGCACCGAAGCAGACCGCGAACATCGATGCGCTGTTGGCGCTGCAGGGCATCGAAGAAGATCCGGCCGAGCGCCGCAAGCGCTCGGTCCAGCGCGGCAAGCGCGCGCTCGACGTGCTCGATGATCTCAAGCTGTCGCTGCTGTCCGGCAAGCTCGACAGGACAATGGCGCTGCGGCTGCGGGACGCGGCGGCCGACCTGAAGCAGACGTCGGGCGAGCCGGGACTGGACGCCATCCTTTCGGAGATCGAGCTGCGCGTCGAGGTCGAGCTTGCCAAGGCCGGGCAGGGCTGA
- the flgH gene encoding flagellar basal body L-ring protein FlgH yields MSKFKFDGQGVSSLRRVAMISVSFAVLSVAGGCSSIDRISQIGERPKLTEIDNPTTQPGYKPVQMPMPKPETVSYAPNSLWRNGSRAFFKDQRARQVGDLLTVTVSISDKANFANETQRSRTNKEDSGITDFVGSKTLGATGKNILPGRILTADGTSSSDGKGTIQRSESLTTSVAAVVTQVLPNGNLVVEGKQEIRVNYEIRELIVAGIVRPEDIQSDNTIDSTKIAQARISYGGRGQISDVQQPRYGQQVMDILLPF; encoded by the coding sequence ATGTCGAAGTTCAAGTTTGATGGTCAGGGCGTTTCGAGTCTGCGGCGAGTCGCGATGATTTCGGTCTCCTTCGCGGTGCTGTCGGTTGCCGGCGGATGCTCCTCGATCGACCGTATCAGCCAGATCGGCGAGCGGCCGAAGCTGACCGAGATCGACAATCCGACCACGCAGCCGGGCTACAAGCCGGTGCAGATGCCGATGCCCAAGCCCGAGACGGTGTCCTACGCGCCGAACTCGCTGTGGCGCAACGGCTCGCGCGCCTTCTTCAAGGACCAGCGCGCACGTCAGGTCGGCGACCTCCTGACCGTCACGGTCAGCATCTCCGACAAGGCCAACTTCGCCAACGAGACCCAGCGCAGCCGCACCAACAAGGAAGACTCGGGCATCACCGACTTCGTCGGCTCGAAGACGCTCGGCGCCACCGGCAAGAACATTCTGCCCGGTCGTATCCTCACCGCCGACGGCACCTCGTCCTCCGACGGCAAGGGCACCATCCAGCGCTCGGAGTCCTTGACCACCAGCGTCGCCGCCGTCGTGACCCAGGTGCTGCCGAACGGCAACCTGGTCGTCGAGGGCAAGCAGGAGATCCGGGTCAACTACGAGATCCGCGAGCTGATCGTCGCCGGCATCGTGCGGCCCGAGGACATCCAGAGCGACAACACGATCGACTCGACCAAGATCGCCCAGGCCCGCATCTCCTATGGCGGCCGCGGACAGATCTCCGACGTCCAGCAGCCGCGCTACGGCCAGCAGGTCATGGACATCCTGCTGCCGTTCTGA
- the flgA gene encoding flagellar basal body P-ring formation chaperone FlgA, with the protein MMTRSARPFLLAAALLASTALSAFAGEGDDQIKAPVLRASVNVTGDIVRVGDLIENAGVAANVAVYRAPDLGTTGVLSAAQVIATLRSHQVIGVDVRDIKEVAVTRLARAVDAKEISTAVAQALDHRNGLGDAANLSISFDQPVQDLKFEASSSGALAPTNVRFDPRSGRFDITFELGHGNGANPTKLRYSGVAIETVEAVVLTRNIDRNEMIRSGDLQVERRPRAELGGAEPASRELAVGMQMRRPVRAGQALKTTDLAKPDLVQRDQAVTLIYQTAGIYLTTRGKALESGTEGDVVNVLNLQSKRTVTGRVTGRGQVSVDIAVAKPAQTSEADLAAPVSVASRLPTSATSKAE; encoded by the coding sequence ATGATGACCCGCTCCGCCCGTCCGTTCCTGCTGGCAGCCGCCCTGCTCGCCTCGACCGCGCTGTCGGCCTTCGCCGGCGAGGGCGACGACCAGATCAAGGCGCCCGTGCTGCGCGCGTCCGTCAACGTCACCGGCGACATCGTGCGTGTCGGCGACCTGATCGAGAATGCCGGCGTCGCGGCGAATGTCGCCGTCTACCGCGCACCTGATCTCGGCACCACCGGCGTCCTGTCCGCCGCGCAGGTGATCGCGACGCTGCGCAGCCATCAGGTCATCGGCGTCGATGTCCGAGACATCAAGGAGGTTGCGGTCACGCGGCTCGCCCGCGCCGTCGACGCCAAGGAGATCAGCACCGCCGTCGCCCAGGCGCTCGATCACCGCAACGGTCTTGGTGATGCGGCCAACCTGAGCATCAGCTTCGACCAGCCGGTGCAGGACCTGAAGTTCGAGGCGTCGAGCAGCGGCGCGCTGGCACCGACCAATGTCCGCTTCGATCCGCGCAGCGGCCGCTTCGACATCACCTTCGAGCTCGGCCATGGCAACGGCGCCAATCCCACCAAGCTGCGCTACAGCGGCGTCGCGATCGAGACCGTCGAGGCTGTCGTGCTGACGCGCAACATCGATCGCAACGAGATGATCCGGTCCGGCGACCTGCAGGTCGAGCGGCGGCCGCGCGCCGAGCTCGGCGGCGCCGAGCCGGCCTCGCGCGAGCTCGCGGTCGGCATGCAGATGCGCCGCCCGGTCCGCGCGGGCCAGGCACTGAAGACCACCGATCTCGCCAAGCCGGACCTGGTGCAGCGCGACCAAGCCGTGACGCTGATCTACCAGACCGCCGGCATCTATCTCACCACACGCGGCAAGGCGCTGGAGTCGGGCACCGAGGGCGACGTCGTCAACGTGCTCAATCTGCAGTCCAAGCGCACGGTGACCGGCCGTGTCACCGGGCGCGGCCAGGTGTCCGTCGACATCGCCGTCGCCAAACCGGCGCAGACCTCCGAAGCCGACCTCGCCGCCCCCGTCTCCGTCGCCAGCCGCCTGCCCACCTCCGCCACCTCGAAAGCCGAGTAA